Proteins encoded by one window of Vibrio algicola:
- a CDS encoding transcriptional initiation protein Tat produces MKTSKPLDQSVNESRRGLLKGMTTAVVVGGAVAAGLSGSAVASEPKAQNTEQPKLKKGYHETQHIRDYFDSL; encoded by the coding sequence ATGAAAACATCAAAACCTCTCGACCAGAGCGTCAACGAAAGTCGACGTGGGTTGCTAAAAGGTATGACAACAGCGGTTGTTGTCGGCGGCGCTGTCGCAGCTGGACTTTCTGGCAGTGCGGTCGCAAGTGAGCCGAAAGCTCAAAATACCGAGCAACCAAAACTGAAAAAGGGCTATCACGAAACGCAACACATTCGTGATTATTTCGATTCTCTATAG
- a CDS encoding formate dehydrogenase subunit alpha, which translates to MKLTKRSDSVSKSENQLGLSRRAFMKNTTIAAGGTVVGASMFAPGIMKKAQAQDVDRSAPTEVKRTICSHCSVGCGIYAEVQNGVWTGQEPAFDHPFNAGGHCAKGAALREHGHGERRLKYPMKLEGGKWRRVSWDQAIDEIGDKALQIRKESGPDSVYFLGSAKHSNEQAYTFRKMSAMWGTNNVDHQARICHSTTVAGVANTWGYGAMTNSFNDMHNCKSILFIGSNPAEAHPVAMQHILIAKERGCKIVVADPRNTRTVAKADQHLPLRPGTDVSLIWGMLWHVFQNGWEDKEFIHQRVFGMDEIRAEVEKWSPKEVERVTGISEQEVHKAAYTLSHHKPGCVVWCMGGTQHTTGNNNTRAYCVFELALGNMGKSGGGANIFRGHDNVQGATDFGVLSHDLPGYYGLAEGSWQHWSRVWGIDYAWLKGRFDQTKYNGKLPMNNMGIPVSRWVDGVLEDKSKIEQNDNIRAMFYWGHAVNSQTRGHEMPKAMQKLDMMVIVDPYPTVAAVINDRTDGVYLLPATTQFETYGSVTASNRSIQWRDQVIEPLFESKPDHEIMYLLTKKLGFADQLFKNVEVKNNQPVIEDITREYNRGMWTIGYTGQSPERLKYHQQNWHLFSHENLETDAAEIKGETYGLPWPCWGTPEMKHPGTHILYDTSKPVAQGGGNFRTRFGVEFEGKSLLADGSYSKDCEIEDGFPEFTDKLLKQLGWWDDLTADEKTLAEGKNWKTDLSGGIQRVAVKHGCIPFGNGKARTIVWQFPDRVPLHREPLYTPRRDLIADYPTWNDSDAIYRLPTLYKTIQDQDHSKEYPIILTSGRLVEYEGGGEESRSNPWLAELQQEMFVEINPQEANNNGIKDGDDVWVEGAEQGRILVKAMVTNRVQPGLAFIPFHFGGKFQGKDLHDKYPEGTAPFVLGESANTYGYDPVTQMQETKVTLCKISKASNTAKA; encoded by the coding sequence ATGAAATTGACTAAACGCTCCGATAGCGTATCTAAAAGTGAAAATCAACTAGGCTTGAGTCGTCGTGCCTTTATGAAAAATACCACAATTGCCGCGGGTGGCACTGTGGTTGGAGCATCAATGTTTGCTCCTGGCATTATGAAAAAAGCGCAAGCCCAAGACGTTGACCGCTCAGCCCCAACAGAAGTTAAGCGTACAATTTGTTCTCACTGTTCTGTTGGCTGTGGCATTTATGCTGAAGTACAAAACGGCGTATGGACCGGGCAAGAGCCTGCTTTTGATCACCCATTTAATGCTGGTGGACATTGTGCGAAAGGCGCAGCGTTGCGTGAACATGGTCATGGTGAACGCCGCCTTAAATATCCGATGAAATTAGAAGGTGGTAAATGGCGTCGAGTGTCATGGGATCAAGCGATTGATGAAATTGGCGACAAAGCGCTCCAGATCCGTAAAGAATCCGGCCCTGATTCGGTTTATTTCCTAGGTTCTGCCAAACACAGTAATGAACAAGCGTACACATTCCGCAAAATGTCGGCTATGTGGGGGACCAATAACGTCGATCACCAAGCTCGTATTTGTCACTCAACCACGGTTGCAGGGGTTGCAAATACATGGGGCTACGGCGCTATGACCAACTCATTCAATGACATGCATAACTGTAAGTCAATCTTGTTTATTGGTTCAAATCCAGCAGAAGCACACCCTGTGGCAATGCAGCACATTCTGATCGCCAAAGAACGCGGTTGTAAGATTGTGGTTGCTGATCCTCGCAATACCCGCACGGTTGCTAAAGCTGATCAACATTTGCCGCTTCGCCCAGGTACCGATGTATCGCTTATTTGGGGTATGTTGTGGCATGTGTTCCAAAATGGTTGGGAAGACAAAGAATTCATTCATCAACGTGTCTTTGGTATGGATGAAATCCGCGCCGAAGTTGAGAAATGGTCGCCAAAAGAAGTGGAACGCGTGACCGGTATTTCTGAACAAGAAGTGCATAAAGCGGCGTACACTTTATCTCACCATAAACCAGGCTGTGTTGTTTGGTGTATGGGCGGAACCCAACATACTACTGGTAACAACAATACGCGTGCTTATTGTGTATTTGAATTAGCCCTTGGCAATATGGGTAAATCTGGTGGTGGTGCAAATATTTTCCGTGGTCACGATAACGTACAAGGTGCAACAGACTTTGGCGTATTATCGCATGATTTACCAGGTTACTACGGCCTTGCGGAAGGATCATGGCAGCATTGGTCTCGAGTTTGGGGCATCGATTACGCTTGGCTAAAAGGGCGTTTTGACCAAACCAAATACAACGGCAAATTACCAATGAACAACATGGGGATCCCTGTGTCTCGTTGGGTTGATGGGGTATTGGAAGACAAATCGAAAATTGAGCAAAATGATAATATTCGTGCCATGTTCTATTGGGGTCATGCGGTTAACTCGCAAACCCGTGGACACGAAATGCCAAAAGCAATGCAAAAGCTCGATATGATGGTGATTGTCGATCCATACCCAACCGTTGCGGCCGTTATTAACGATCGTACCGATGGGGTGTATCTATTACCCGCCACTACTCAGTTTGAAACCTACGGTTCAGTAACCGCTTCAAACCGTTCAATACAATGGCGTGATCAAGTGATTGAGCCATTGTTTGAATCAAAACCTGATCACGAAATCATGTATTTGCTGACTAAGAAATTAGGCTTTGCTGATCAGCTGTTTAAAAACGTTGAAGTGAAAAACAACCAACCGGTTATCGAAGACATTACCCGCGAATATAACCGTGGTATGTGGACAATTGGTTATACCGGCCAAAGCCCTGAACGTTTAAAGTATCATCAGCAAAATTGGCATTTATTTAGCCATGAAAACCTAGAAACTGACGCGGCAGAAATCAAAGGTGAAACCTATGGTTTACCTTGGCCTTGTTGGGGCACCCCAGAAATGAAACACCCAGGGACGCATATTCTTTATGATACATCGAAACCGGTGGCTCAAGGTGGCGGTAACTTCCGTACTCGTTTTGGTGTTGAATTTGAAGGGAAGAGTTTACTGGCTGACGGCAGTTACTCTAAAGATTGTGAAATCGAAGATGGTTTCCCTGAATTTACCGATAAGCTATTGAAGCAACTTGGTTGGTGGGATGACCTTACCGCCGATGAGAAAACATTAGCCGAGGGTAAAAACTGGAAGACCGATTTATCTGGTGGTATTCAACGTGTGGCAGTGAAACATGGTTGTATTCCATTTGGTAACGGTAAAGCCCGTACCATTGTGTGGCAGTTCCCCGATCGCGTGCCTTTACACCGTGAACCACTATACACGCCACGTCGTGATTTAATCGCCGATTACCCGACTTGGAATGATAGCGATGCAATTTATCGTCTACCAACATTATACAAAACCATTCAAGATCAAGATCACTCAAAAGAGTATCCAATCATCTTAACGTCTGGTCGCTTGGTGGAATATGAAGGCGGTGGTGAAGAATCTCGCTCGAACCCTTGGTTGGCGGAACTTCAACAAGAAATGTTTGTTGAAATTAACCCACAAGAGGCAAATAACAACGGCATTAAAGATGGTGATGATGTTTGGGTTGAAGGGGCAGAACAAGGCCGCATCTTAGTGAAAGCGATGGTAACCAACCGGGTTCAACCTGGCTTAGCCTTTATTCCTTTCCACTTTGGTGGCAAGTTCCAAGGTAAAGATCTACATGATAAATACCCAGAAGGAACCGCGCCATTTGTACTTGGAGAATCAGCCAACACCTATGGCTATGATCCTGTGACTCAAATGCAAGAAACCAAAGTGACGCTGTGTAAGATCAGCAAAGCATCTAATACGGCGAAAGCGTAA
- the fdh3B gene encoding formate dehydrogenase FDH3 subunit beta — protein sequence MSSTDKKSKMKFLCDSKRCIECNGCVTACKNENDDALEWGIQRRRVVTINDGEVGEASISVACMHCDDAPCMAVCPADCFHRTEDNIVLHNKDLCIGCGYCLFACPFGAPQFIQHGAFAERGKMDKCTFCAGGPETEAGSEEERKKYGANRIAEGKLPMCASLCSTKALMAGPAEQIAGIMAKRAHDRGDVDDRSNVTGVTYDASLAHDATQSSNPSSNQ from the coding sequence ATGTCTAGCACAGATAAAAAATCGAAAATGAAATTTTTATGTGACTCCAAACGTTGTATCGAATGTAACGGTTGTGTCACTGCGTGTAAAAATGAAAATGATGACGCCCTTGAATGGGGAATTCAACGTCGTCGTGTAGTCACCATTAATGATGGTGAAGTGGGTGAAGCATCAATCTCAGTAGCTTGTATGCACTGTGATGACGCGCCTTGTATGGCGGTGTGTCCAGCCGATTGCTTCCATCGTACAGAAGACAATATTGTATTGCACAATAAAGACTTATGTATTGGTTGTGGTTACTGCTTATTTGCTTGTCCATTTGGCGCGCCACAGTTTATTCAACATGGCGCGTTCGCTGAACGTGGCAAAATGGATAAATGTACTTTCTGCGCTGGTGGCCCTGAAACCGAAGCAGGCTCTGAAGAAGAGCGTAAAAAGTATGGTGCTAACCGTATCGCTGAAGGCAAACTGCCGATGTGTGCATCATTATGTTCCACTAAAGCATTAATGGCCGGTCCTGCCGAACAAATTGCAGGGATCATGGCTAAACGTGCGCATGATCGTGGTGATGTTGATGACCGTAGTAATGTGACCGGTGTGACTTACGATGCATCTTTGGCGCATGATGCGACTCAATCGTCGAATCCATCGTCAAATCAATAA
- a CDS encoding formate dehydrogenase subunit gamma encodes MLMKSFKTLVISTFTVVMLCLSFSSMANDDSNKATRVMPSTTAETEMSRLAGDEFYKKVQDGKKGYTTSLSMEHDVLVSHPSETWYILKEKWMSPLGAIAVLGSLAMVTLAYFIVGPLKLSAPRTGRKIKRWSRIDRALHWSMAFTFLSLAITGMTLVWGKHFLKPVISTDAWGDIVYAAKQFHNYVGPIFFILLGAVLIKWWRKSTFKKIDLQWCLKLGGMVGPHKGTHPSAEFSNAGEKIIFWMLITCGFIAAISGFVLDFPIFGQGRRDMDVSNLAHMISALILICGFIFHIYIGLFGMEGALEGMVKGEVDETWAKEHHDIWYAEMKAQGKVEEPEQSDPKSQETADNAKS; translated from the coding sequence ATGTTAATGAAATCATTCAAAACGCTTGTTATCTCTACCTTTACAGTGGTGATGTTGTGCTTAAGCTTTTCAAGCATGGCTAACGATGATAGCAATAAAGCAACAAGGGTTATGCCTTCGACAACAGCTGAAACTGAGATGAGTCGTTTAGCCGGAGATGAGTTTTATAAAAAGGTCCAAGACGGCAAAAAAGGCTACACCACATCTCTATCAATGGAGCATGATGTTTTAGTCAGCCACCCAAGTGAGACGTGGTACATCCTAAAAGAAAAATGGATGTCACCTTTGGGCGCGATTGCGGTTTTAGGCAGCTTAGCTATGGTAACACTGGCCTACTTTATTGTTGGCCCGCTAAAGCTTAGCGCACCTCGAACGGGTCGTAAGATTAAGCGTTGGTCGCGAATTGATCGTGCACTGCATTGGTCTATGGCATTTACGTTCTTAAGTCTTGCTATCACCGGGATGACATTAGTTTGGGGGAAACACTTCCTTAAACCTGTGATCTCAACCGATGCTTGGGGCGATATTGTTTATGCAGCCAAACAGTTCCATAACTATGTTGGTCCAATATTCTTTATCTTGCTTGGCGCAGTACTTATTAAGTGGTGGCGAAAAAGTACTTTCAAGAAAATCGATTTACAGTGGTGTTTAAAACTGGGCGGTATGGTGGGACCTCATAAAGGTACGCATCCTTCGGCAGAGTTTTCAAATGCTGGTGAAAAAATCATTTTCTGGATGTTGATCACTTGTGGCTTTATTGCCGCGATCAGTGGCTTTGTGTTGGATTTTCCTATCTTCGGCCAAGGTCGACGAGATATGGATGTTTCTAACTTAGCGCACATGATCTCTGCACTTATCTTGATATGTGGCTTCATTTTCCACATCTATATCGGTTTATTCGGTATGGAAGGGGCTCTTGAAGGCATGGTGAAAGGTGAAGTGGATGAAACTTGGGCTAAAGAGCACCATGATATTTGGTATGCGGAAATGAAAGCGCAAGGGAAGGTTGAAGAGCCGGAGCAATCCGATCCAAAATCACAAGAAACAGCCGATAACGCTAAATCTTAA
- the hxpB gene encoding hexitol phosphatase HxpB, with amino-acid sequence MIKAAVFDMDGLMIDSEPFWQQAQLEVFPQVGVSLTLQDTINSTGIRIDQIVEMYYRKQPWENKSCSEVCDMILARVIELVKQHKPMMPGLFHALETCQQQGLKIALASSSPMVLIEAALEALELNDVFEAVLSAEDLAYGKPHPEVYLNAAAALDVSPLDCVALEDSFTGLLAAKAAQMKTIVIPEARTREQPRFVIADHNLTSLNTITPELLSAL; translated from the coding sequence ATGATTAAAGCCGCTGTGTTTGATATGGATGGTCTGATGATTGATTCAGAACCTTTTTGGCAACAAGCTCAATTAGAAGTATTTCCGCAAGTCGGCGTTTCACTCACCTTGCAAGATACCATTAATAGCACCGGTATTCGTATCGATCAGATCGTTGAAATGTACTATCGAAAGCAACCTTGGGAAAATAAAAGTTGCTCAGAGGTTTGCGATATGATTTTGGCGCGGGTGATTGAACTGGTTAAACAGCATAAACCTATGATGCCAGGATTGTTTCATGCGTTAGAAACCTGTCAGCAACAAGGCTTAAAAATTGCCTTAGCCTCCTCTTCGCCAATGGTATTAATTGAAGCCGCTTTAGAAGCACTTGAGCTAAACGATGTATTTGAAGCAGTGTTATCGGCAGAAGACCTCGCTTATGGTAAACCGCACCCTGAGGTGTATTTAAATGCAGCGGCGGCATTAGACGTATCACCATTAGATTGTGTGGCACTTGAAGATTCATTTACCGGTTTATTGGCTGCCAAAGCAGCGCAGATGAAAACCATCGTGATCCCAGAGGCCCGTACGCGTGAACAACCTCGTTTTGTGATCGCCGATCATAATCTAACCTCTTTAAATACAATCACTCCAGAGCTACTTTCGGCGCTGTAA
- a CDS encoding DNA ligase, whose translation MRRYSTFTVIGSACLTLSFSADANLESASSLSNNSAWGHISLPLANDFQQDADISQYWYSEKLDGIRAFWDGRQLFTRNGMPIMAPTWFTKGFPDIALDGELWAGRGQFSQVQRTVLDKSPNQPDWRFIRFMAFDVADPKMSFEYRYRQLKKLISQSNSEYLELVQQKPINSQDFLYQNLDSVEALKGEGIMLRKLDSFYTAGRSDDLLKLKSFQDDEAIVIGYKKGKGRNLGSVGSLYVEWKQGKRFYLGSGLSDQQRRDPPALGEKVTFRFNGYTSSGLPRFARFIQVRNDAI comes from the coding sequence ATGCGCCGTTATTCAACCTTCACAGTGATCGGTTCGGCCTGTTTAACGTTATCTTTTTCGGCCGACGCCAATCTTGAGTCTGCCAGTTCCCTAAGTAATAATTCTGCATGGGGACACATCTCATTGCCTTTAGCGAACGACTTTCAGCAAGATGCCGACATTAGCCAATATTGGTATAGCGAAAAATTGGATGGTATACGCGCATTTTGGGATGGTCGCCAATTGTTTACTCGTAATGGCATGCCGATCATGGCACCCACATGGTTTACCAAAGGCTTTCCTGATATTGCGTTAGATGGCGAGTTATGGGCAGGAAGAGGGCAGTTTTCGCAAGTACAACGCACGGTACTAGATAAAAGCCCCAATCAACCAGACTGGCGTTTTATTCGCTTTATGGCATTTGATGTTGCAGACCCAAAAATGTCATTTGAATATCGATATCGCCAATTGAAAAAACTCATCTCGCAATCTAACTCTGAATACCTAGAATTAGTGCAGCAAAAGCCGATTAATTCACAAGATTTTCTATATCAAAACCTTGATAGCGTTGAAGCACTCAAAGGCGAAGGTATTATGCTAAGAAAACTAGATAGCTTTTATACCGCTGGCAGAAGTGATGATTTATTAAAATTAAAATCGTTTCAAGATGATGAAGCGATTGTGATTGGTTATAAAAAAGGCAAAGGGCGTAATCTTGGTAGCGTGGGATCGTTATATGTCGAATGGAAGCAGGGCAAACGCTTTTATCTTGGCAGCGGTTTATCGGATCAACAACGCCGTGATCCCCCCGCATTAGGTGAAAAAGTGACGTTTCGATTTAATGGTTACACCAGTTCGGGCTTACCTCGTTTTGCGCGATTTATACAAGTGAGAAACGATGCGATTTAA
- a CDS encoding MATE family efflux transporter, producing the protein MHRYRKEASILVKLATPVLFASVAQTGMGFVDTVMAGGVSATDMAAVAVASSIWLPSILFGIGLLLALVPVVAQLNGSGRQTRIAHEIQQGAYLSFLVAIPIILVLSQTRHILHVMDIEPVMAAKTNGYMFAMIFAVPAFLLFQTLRSLSDGLSLTKPAMFLGFLGLLLNVPLNWIFVYGKFGAPELGAVGCGVATAIVYWFMFVAMLGYIIKAKRFKNIHLFTEFHKPNLHSLQRLFRLGFPIAAALFFEVTLFAVVALMVAPLGPNTVAAHQVAINFSSLIFMLPMSIGAAVSIRVGHQLGEHSVEGARISSHVGLLFGLFTAVVTATLTIIFRDAIITLYTDNKEVTIIAMHLLLMAAIYQCTDAIQVIAAGALRGYKDMSAIFSRTLFSYWGMGMPLGYILGMTDWLSPEPLGVTGFWVGIIVGLSTAAVLLSHRLHWLHKQSDETQLNFAGR; encoded by the coding sequence GTGCATCGTTACCGTAAGGAAGCGTCAATACTGGTGAAACTTGCTACCCCAGTACTCTTTGCTTCTGTTGCTCAAACAGGAATGGGATTTGTTGATACCGTGATGGCGGGCGGCGTCAGTGCGACTGATATGGCCGCAGTTGCTGTCGCGTCTAGCATTTGGCTGCCTTCTATTTTGTTTGGTATTGGATTATTGTTGGCGTTAGTGCCAGTGGTGGCACAGCTTAATGGCTCTGGACGGCAGACTCGTATCGCCCACGAAATTCAGCAAGGGGCTTACCTTTCGTTTTTGGTTGCGATCCCGATTATTCTGGTACTGTCTCAAACCCGTCATATATTGCATGTGATGGATATTGAGCCTGTGATGGCGGCCAAAACCAATGGTTACATGTTTGCCATGATCTTTGCGGTGCCGGCGTTTTTACTTTTCCAAACACTGCGCAGTTTATCCGATGGTTTATCTTTGACAAAACCGGCCATGTTCTTAGGTTTTTTGGGATTATTATTGAACGTGCCACTAAACTGGATCTTTGTTTACGGGAAATTCGGTGCCCCCGAACTTGGTGCGGTCGGTTGTGGCGTGGCAACTGCTATCGTGTATTGGTTTATGTTTGTCGCAATGCTGGGTTACATCATAAAAGCAAAACGGTTTAAAAATATTCATCTTTTTACTGAGTTTCATAAACCGAACCTGCATTCATTACAGCGTTTATTCCGATTGGGTTTTCCAATTGCGGCGGCATTATTTTTTGAAGTTACCCTGTTTGCGGTCGTGGCATTAATGGTGGCGCCATTAGGGCCTAATACTGTTGCCGCGCACCAAGTAGCAATTAACTTCTCATCGTTAATTTTTATGTTACCTATGAGTATTGGCGCGGCGGTCAGTATTCGAGTGGGACATCAATTGGGTGAGCACAGTGTTGAAGGCGCAAGAATTTCTTCACACGTAGGCTTATTATTTGGCTTATTTACCGCCGTTGTTACCGCCACACTTACTATTATCTTCCGCGATGCGATTATTACCCTGTATACCGATAATAAAGAAGTGACCATTATTGCGATGCATTTATTGTTAATGGCAGCTATCTACCAATGTACTGATGCGATTCAGGTTATAGCGGCGGGTGCTCTACGCGGTTACAAAGATATGAGCGCTATCTTTAGCCGCACCTTATTTTCATATTGGGGAATGGGCATGCCTTTAGGTTATATTCTTGGTATGACCGATTGGTTAAGTCCTGAGCCACTTGGGGTGACGGGGTTTTGGGTTGGTATTATTGTTGGCCTTTCTACGGCTGCGGTATTACTTTCTCATCGTTTGCATTGGTTACACAAGCAATCGGATGAAACTCAACTCAACTTTGCAGGGCGTTAA
- a CDS encoding CPXCG motif-containing cysteine-rich protein, with the protein MIKYTEKKVSCPHCGNLIRLTIDAANGDQNFYDDCPTCNHAVHLELKVDANTANVHLTIGDEDHSFF; encoded by the coding sequence ATGATAAAATACACAGAGAAAAAAGTATCCTGTCCTCATTGTGGGAATTTGATTAGGTTAACGATTGATGCAGCAAATGGTGATCAGAATTTTTACGATGATTGCCCTACTTGTAATCATGCCGTCCATTTAGAACTAAAAGTTGATGCTAATACTGCTAACGTCCATTTAACTATTGGTGATGAAGACCATTCTTTCTTTTAA
- a CDS encoding fructosamine kinase family protein, which yields MWQAITQQLSDVLSFEFILREKERLNDGETNRCYLIGDGEQRYFIKVNERNCLAKFEAEFENLSALNATATLCVPEPILCGTTKTHSFLVLNHYVTKPLQLDADFYQLGQQLARLHCWGEQRDYGYDADTYVGLNLQPNAWHKKWCLFFAEHRIGWQLQLLKEKGIEFGDIETIVQKVKLSLAGHQPNPSLLHGALSRHNVALSFAGPLCYDPSSFWGDREYDLAIAEYDGPANAAFMQGYQALSPLDNGYQQRKTVYQLYYLLCLCNQYGGEYLIECDNTISSFLVEKH from the coding sequence ATGTGGCAAGCCATAACACAACAACTTTCGGATGTGCTTTCTTTTGAATTTATCTTAAGGGAAAAAGAGCGTCTTAATGATGGTGAGACCAACCGTTGCTACTTAATCGGTGATGGCGAACAACGTTATTTTATTAAGGTTAACGAACGGAATTGTCTGGCAAAGTTTGAAGCAGAATTTGAAAACTTATCAGCCTTAAACGCCACCGCCACTTTATGTGTCCCTGAACCTATTTTATGCGGCACCACCAAAACCCATTCATTTTTGGTCCTCAACCATTATGTGACTAAGCCACTACAACTTGATGCTGACTTTTACCAATTAGGCCAGCAACTTGCGCGTTTGCACTGCTGGGGCGAACAACGCGATTATGGTTATGATGCCGATACTTATGTAGGGTTAAATCTACAACCAAACGCATGGCATAAAAAATGGTGCCTATTTTTTGCCGAACACCGTATTGGCTGGCAATTACAATTATTAAAAGAAAAAGGCATTGAGTTTGGCGACATAGAGACCATAGTACAGAAAGTCAAACTCTCACTTGCAGGACATCAACCTAACCCATCTTTATTGCATGGCGCATTAAGCCGGCACAATGTGGCTTTATCCTTTGCGGGCCCTTTATGCTATGACCCTTCTAGCTTCTGGGGCGATCGTGAATACGATCTAGCTATAGCGGAATATGATGGGCCAGCCAATGCTGCTTTCATGCAAGGCTATCAAGCTCTCTCTCCATTAGATAACGGATATCAACAACGCAAGACAGTTTATCAACTGTATTACTTACTGTGTTTGTGTAATCAATATGGCGGTGAGTACCTAATAGAATGTGATAATACAATATCCAGCTTCCTGGTTGAAAAACATTGA
- a CDS encoding C40 family peptidase, which yields MSIFFRLIISLLFLILAGCASTPPPPLPHTNLQSKDLSALYNKWVGTPYRFGGQTRSGIDCSAFVQVTVMSLYQLNLPRTTELQSEQGVTIPEEQAAFGDLIFFKTGWNQRHVGFYLGDKKFLHASSSKGVMISRTDNPYWASVFWQFRRLTTM from the coding sequence ATGTCAATATTTTTCCGCTTGATCATCAGTTTGTTGTTTTTAATTCTTGCCGGCTGCGCATCGACACCGCCGCCCCCCTTACCGCATACTAACCTTCAATCAAAGGATCTGTCTGCGCTTTATAATAAATGGGTTGGTACCCCTTATCGCTTCGGTGGCCAAACTCGTTCAGGCATTGATTGCTCTGCTTTTGTGCAGGTCACTGTGATGTCTTTATATCAGCTAAATTTACCCAGAACGACTGAATTACAAAGTGAGCAAGGTGTCACTATTCCAGAAGAACAAGCTGCATTTGGCGATCTTATCTTCTTTAAAACAGGCTGGAATCAACGTCATGTAGGTTTTTACTTAGGCGATAAAAAATTCTTACATGCTTCTTCTTCTAAAGGCGTCATGATTTCTCGAACTGATAACCCCTATTGGGCGAGTGTATTTTGGCAATTTCGCCGACTCACCACGATGTAA
- the nagK gene encoding N-acetylglucosamine kinase, protein MYYGFDVGGTKIEFGAFNDDLERVATERMPTPGDDYQALLLTLSSLIKKYDQQFNTKGSIGIGIPGMESVDDGAVLTSNVPAAKGQFLRADLEALVDRPVKVANDANCFALSEAWDEEHQGQEGVLGLILGTGFGGGIVINGHVVSGRSHVAGELGHTRMPLDAWLYLQNSSSDKEAPLFGCGCDKQGCIDNYLSGRGFEQLYEHYYGERIAAIELIKQQAAGEPKAVEHVERFMELLAICFGNIFTAFDPNVVVLGGGLSNYDLIYSEMPKRIPKHLLSIGKMPKILKAKHGDSGGVRGAAFLNIEC, encoded by the coding sequence ATGTATTACGGTTTTGATGTAGGTGGAACCAAAATAGAATTTGGTGCGTTTAATGATGATTTAGAGCGAGTAGCGACCGAACGTATGCCAACACCAGGTGATGATTACCAAGCATTACTGTTAACACTTTCAAGTTTGATAAAAAAATATGATCAGCAGTTTAACACAAAAGGCAGTATTGGTATTGGTATTCCTGGAATGGAAAGTGTCGATGACGGCGCAGTATTAACCTCTAATGTTCCAGCGGCTAAAGGGCAATTTCTGCGTGCGGATCTGGAAGCTTTGGTGGATCGTCCAGTTAAAGTCGCCAATGATGCCAACTGTTTTGCTTTGTCTGAAGCATGGGATGAAGAACATCAAGGTCAAGAAGGGGTATTAGGCCTTATTTTGGGTACGGGTTTTGGTGGTGGTATTGTTATCAATGGCCATGTAGTTTCAGGTCGCAGCCATGTTGCTGGTGAACTTGGTCATACCCGCATGCCATTAGATGCATGGTTATATTTACAAAATAGCTCAAGCGATAAAGAGGCGCCATTATTTGGCTGTGGTTGTGATAAACAAGGTTGTATTGATAATTACTTATCAGGCCGTGGTTTTGAGCAGCTTTATGAACATTATTACGGTGAACGTATTGCCGCCATTGAGCTGATAAAACAACAGGCGGCAGGTGAGCCAAAAGCGGTTGAGCATGTTGAACGTTTTATGGAGTTACTGGCCATTTGTTTCGGCAATATATTTACCGCTTTCGATCCTAACGTGGTGGTGCTGGGTGGTGGTTTATCAAATTATGATCTTATTTACTCGGAAATGCCGAAACGTATTCCAAAGCACTTATTGTCGATTGGTAAAATGCCTAAGATCCTTAAGGCCAAACATGGCGATTCAGGTGGCGTACGTGGCGCGGCATTCCTTAATATTGAATGTTAA
- a CDS encoding DUF2960 family protein: MSRTITYTYKNEAKTLAFSYREFHSIQEAVAAHEGIDIKEYLKMELSLEAVSDTKTVRNFRDAHFAKLGFGKIALLPKENVGIGKKKKAE, translated from the coding sequence ATGTCTCGCACTATTACTTACACTTATAAAAACGAAGCTAAAACATTAGCGTTTAGCTATCGTGAATTTCACAGCATTCAAGAGGCCGTTGCTGCGCATGAAGGCATCGACATTAAAGAGTATTTAAAAATGGAATTGTCGCTAGAAGCCGTTTCAGATACCAAAACAGTGCGTAACTTTCGTGATGCGCATTTTGCCAAGCTTGGCTTTGGTAAAATTGCGTTACTGCCAAAAGAAAATGTCGGCATTGGCAAGAAAAAGAAAGCAGAATAG